In Marinobacter antarcticus, one genomic interval encodes:
- a CDS encoding DUF1302 domain-containing protein, whose translation MTRKIHQWQRWTRLPLAVAVAAGMSGHASAYSFYLGDVEAQFNTTLSAGVGWRVSDRDKRLISTGNLGPDYVPGGSLANIGSSTNNYDDGNLNFEKGDTYSKIVKGNSELFLNYDVNGDMLTRVGALVRGRYWYDFELKDESRAMDYVGQVRELNDSAKGNASGGEILDAYVFSNWYFGNVPVSIRYGNQVVSWGESTFIQGGINVINPVDIPAFRAPGSELKDALLPVEMLYMSAGITENVTVETFVQTDWAPVRPDDCGTFFSTSDFASDGCGPILLAGQLPDSQAYAQGFIAPRLGDKEADSKDQFGVAVRWYVPELNDSEIGFYYIKYNSRLPYVSGLVNNPASPGVGQVNDPSLPFSQFPSYFIEYPENINLYGISINTTIPGGWSLGAEYSFRDNVPLQWNAFELIFGGVQQRSPSGEVLSKLEAQRLAETGGANFAGKPVAGNDRFNVSQAQFTLIKFFDQVMGASRLSLITEFGATYIHDLPGYDEARYGRSGTFGIGTLPLDSLGGADFCALGANINTNYCTNDGFTTDFSWGYRTRLVWNYPNAIAGVNLSPQLAWSHDVEGYSPQPGGAFNEGSKALGLSIEAVYQNKISGEIGYTNFFGGKPFNELTDRDFVSASVSYSF comes from the coding sequence ATGACAAGAAAAATACATCAATGGCAGCGTTGGACAAGATTACCGCTTGCCGTGGCAGTGGCGGCCGGTATGTCCGGTCACGCATCCGCCTACTCTTTTTACCTCGGGGATGTAGAAGCCCAGTTCAACACCACGCTGTCGGCTGGTGTTGGATGGCGAGTGTCGGATCGTGACAAGCGCCTGATCTCTACAGGTAACCTTGGGCCAGATTATGTGCCGGGTGGATCGCTTGCAAACATCGGTTCCTCCACAAACAACTACGATGACGGCAATCTGAATTTTGAGAAGGGAGATACCTACTCCAAAATTGTCAAAGGCAACAGTGAGCTGTTCCTGAACTACGATGTGAACGGCGACATGCTTACCCGAGTAGGCGCTCTGGTTCGGGGTCGATACTGGTATGACTTTGAGCTGAAAGATGAAAGTCGTGCAATGGACTACGTTGGTCAGGTTCGGGAATTGAACGATTCGGCAAAAGGTAATGCTTCCGGCGGAGAAATCCTCGATGCCTACGTGTTTTCAAACTGGTATTTTGGCAATGTGCCTGTAAGCATTCGTTACGGCAATCAGGTTGTAAGCTGGGGTGAGAGTACCTTCATTCAGGGAGGTATCAATGTAATCAACCCTGTCGACATTCCGGCGTTCCGTGCACCTGGTTCAGAATTGAAAGACGCCTTGCTGCCGGTGGAAATGCTCTACATGTCAGCGGGTATCACAGAGAACGTCACGGTCGAAACCTTCGTTCAGACTGACTGGGCGCCCGTGCGTCCGGACGATTGTGGTACGTTTTTCTCAACCAGCGATTTTGCTTCCGATGGGTGTGGGCCGATTTTGCTGGCTGGACAGTTACCAGACTCACAAGCATATGCTCAAGGCTTTATCGCCCCTCGTCTTGGAGATAAAGAGGCCGATTCCAAGGATCAGTTCGGTGTTGCTGTTCGCTGGTACGTCCCCGAATTGAATGATTCAGAGATTGGGTTCTATTACATCAAATACAATAGCCGTTTGCCCTATGTAAGCGGCTTGGTGAATAACCCCGCAAGCCCGGGTGTAGGGCAGGTGAATGATCCTTCACTGCCATTCTCGCAGTTCCCGAGCTATTTCATTGAGTATCCGGAGAACATCAATCTCTATGGCATCAGCATCAACACAACCATTCCGGGTGGCTGGTCGCTGGGCGCAGAATACAGCTTCCGCGACAATGTTCCCTTGCAGTGGAATGCCTTTGAGCTGATTTTCGGTGGTGTCCAGCAGCGCAGCCCGTCCGGAGAAGTTCTGAGTAAGCTGGAAGCCCAGCGTCTTGCGGAAACGGGTGGTGCGAATTTTGCCGGCAAGCCGGTTGCCGGTAACGACCGCTTCAATGTGTCTCAGGCCCAGTTTACATTGATCAAGTTCTTTGATCAGGTGATGGGTGCAAGCCGCTTGTCATTGATTACCGAATTCGGTGCAACATACATTCACGATCTTCCGGGCTACGACGAAGCACGCTACGGGCGTTCAGGTACCTTCGGTATCGGAACACTTCCATTGGACAGTCTCGGCGGAGCTGATTTCTGTGCCCTTGGTGCAAACATCAACACGAACTACTGTACTAACGATGGATTTACAACAGACTTCTCCTGGGGTTACCGTACCCGCCTGGTATGGAACTACCCGAATGCCATTGCGGGCGTCAACCTGTCGCCGCAGCTGGCCTGGAGTCATGACGTGGAGGGATACAGTCCTCAGCCTGGCGGTGCTTTCAATGAAGGCAGCAAAGCTCTTGGCTTGTCCATCGAAGCGGTGTATCAGAACAAGATTTCTGGTGAAATCGGTTACACAAACTTTTTCGGCGGCAAGCCGTTTAACGAGTTGACTGACCGGGATTTCGTGAGTGCCAGCGTTTCCTACTCATTCTGA
- a CDS encoding DUF1329 domain-containing protein — protein sequence MKLNKKLLTTGILAASLVAGQAWGAVSAEEAAKLGDSLTPMGAEKAGNGGAIPAWTGGLTTPPAGYKDDGIYINPFPDETPKFIINQSNVAEYADKLSPGQVAMIKQYPDYVLPVYETHRTGAYPQNIMDETVKNATVTELIKDGNGLGNYQNATPFPIPQNGLEAIWNHITRYRGGSVQRNVGQATPTASGAYSIVKFQDELTWRSYLTDYSPGEDANVLFYFKQAITAPARLAGNVLLVHETIDQVAEPRRAWVYNAGQRRVRRAPQVAYDGPGTASDGMRTTDNFDMFNGAPDRYNWELVGKQEMYVPYNSYKLVDRNLSYDQIVKAGHINQDLTRYELHRMWHVRATLKEGERHVYAQRDFYIDEDTWQASVVDHYDGRGELWRVAEAHSMQFYDQIVPWYAVETLYDLLSGRYLVLGLTNEEVDPYQFGVERQSRDYSPAALRRAGTR from the coding sequence ATGAAACTAAACAAGAAATTACTTACCACGGGTATTCTGGCTGCAAGTCTTGTTGCAGGCCAGGCCTGGGGTGCGGTTTCTGCCGAAGAAGCAGCTAAGCTGGGCGACTCCCTTACACCGATGGGAGCCGAAAAAGCAGGCAATGGCGGGGCGATTCCCGCGTGGACCGGCGGCCTGACCACGCCACCAGCGGGTTACAAGGATGACGGTATTTATATAAACCCGTTTCCGGACGAAACGCCAAAATTCATAATCAACCAGAGCAACGTAGCGGAGTACGCTGATAAGCTGTCTCCGGGACAGGTTGCGATGATCAAGCAGTACCCGGATTATGTGCTGCCGGTTTATGAGACCCATCGTACGGGTGCTTATCCGCAAAACATCATGGATGAGACGGTCAAGAATGCGACCGTTACAGAACTGATCAAAGACGGCAACGGTCTGGGTAACTACCAGAATGCGACACCATTCCCGATACCCCAGAACGGTCTGGAAGCAATCTGGAACCACATCACGCGCTATCGTGGTGGTTCGGTGCAGCGTAACGTCGGGCAGGCTACGCCTACCGCGAGTGGCGCCTACTCCATCGTGAAGTTTCAGGATGAGCTGACCTGGAGAAGCTACCTTACGGATTACAGTCCGGGCGAGGATGCTAACGTATTGTTCTACTTCAAACAGGCCATCACAGCTCCGGCCCGTCTGGCCGGCAACGTACTGCTGGTTCACGAGACCATTGACCAGGTTGCAGAGCCTCGTCGTGCGTGGGTATACAACGCAGGTCAGCGTCGTGTTCGCCGTGCGCCTCAGGTTGCCTACGACGGACCGGGTACGGCGTCTGATGGCATGCGGACAACCGATAACTTCGATATGTTCAACGGCGCACCCGATCGTTATAACTGGGAGTTGGTTGGCAAGCAGGAAATGTACGTTCCGTACAACTCCTACAAGCTGGTCGATCGTAACCTGAGCTACGACCAAATCGTCAAAGCCGGACATATCAACCAAGATCTGACCCGTTACGAGCTCCACCGTATGTGGCACGTGCGTGCAACCTTGAAAGAGGGTGAGCGTCATGTCTATGCTCAGCGTGACTTCTATATTGACGAAGATACCTGGCAGGCATCGGTTGTTGATCATTATGATGGTCGTGGTGAGCTCTGGCGCGTAGCAGAAGCCCACTCCATGCAGTTCTACGATCAAATCGTGCCTTGGTATGCGGTTGAAACCCTGTACGACCTCCTGTCCGGCCGTTACCTGGTTCTTGGCCTGACAAACGAGGAAGTCGATCCTTACCAGTTTGGCGTCGAACGCCAGTCCAGAGATTACTCGCCAGCGGCTCTGCGCCGTGCGGGTACCCGTTAA
- a CDS encoding LuxR C-terminal-related transcriptional regulator, translating to MKSFHDGYAANDEFQSANSGLQRGELVRDLLRQRLQVPVVPANSLARPHLDALIVDALTPRGVIFVEAPCGYGKSHTVATGVQAAGVGDESVRWLSLNSQDNAPTRFLSLLSVALDIPESSESSLQGGATFPDALAIMLLGLKKAPAEGRFVLVLDCLHHITNPAVVALLQQLVADIPPHFSVAMLSRQALPYETHALELENRFARIGSEKLEFSRSETFEFFRDILGDQQLTSVAIDHLYDLTEGWPTPLALYRRDILQSSERHAVSETPGVERFLKESVLGSLTPGQVRALRAISELGLCSDELVLAFESLIPDGALLPSEAFERGLPVKIMPGWGRWYRLNPLLMEWLKAPVMAGYSDRMLAASRWFGSRNQFPEALKYSLLAGDSEEVIRIASEGSEALLLGQDTASLLRLRKSLPALLLERSPRLRIVYSWVHAIGGQFRQARALIDGMNDESQQEHETRICALRAFILRGEGQVAPALEMAERALSGRELSTQGQLVTQMVRASALCASGHFSEAREANRAASRLAREAGDSGSEALAVYAHARIELGKGALRHAEQLLRTGLDTVVQELARPARIGETRLQLNLVLVLWHQGRDAEADRLLVTCGRHAEQTRDLGLLLAMAIRVLMCRSQGRLEDAFVWIGRAERTMHTWQVDESLYVPVLEALKASCWLAQNQLESVAQALARLRPYREAGCVPELFPMMPGLLDCLQVRLDLARGETVKARETLASTRKRYSQAIPWGVDIHMRLLEAILVSEDKGLAAAQKIVIAVISEAEKEHFISPFAELKLELRELMEKVYSQLPETPFRSALGHLFGKAGGAVPALLAEPISDREQGVLELIAKGLSNQEIADKLHISLHTVKTHARRINAKLEVRSRTQATVRARELGLL from the coding sequence GTGAAATCATTCCATGATGGCTATGCAGCCAATGACGAGTTTCAGTCAGCAAACAGCGGACTCCAGCGGGGCGAACTCGTAAGGGACTTGCTCAGGCAGAGGCTGCAGGTACCGGTTGTTCCAGCGAACTCGTTGGCACGTCCTCACCTGGATGCTTTGATCGTCGATGCATTAACACCACGCGGTGTGATTTTTGTAGAGGCACCCTGTGGATACGGAAAATCCCATACGGTGGCTACGGGTGTTCAGGCGGCGGGGGTTGGAGACGAAAGCGTTCGGTGGCTATCGCTTAACTCCCAGGATAACGCTCCCACCCGTTTTCTCAGCCTGTTGTCCGTAGCGCTGGATATCCCCGAATCCTCTGAAAGCAGCCTGCAAGGCGGTGCCACGTTCCCTGATGCGCTTGCAATAATGCTTCTCGGCCTGAAAAAAGCGCCGGCAGAGGGGCGGTTTGTTTTAGTTCTGGACTGTCTCCATCACATTACAAACCCCGCAGTCGTTGCGTTGCTTCAGCAGTTGGTTGCTGATATACCGCCTCATTTTTCGGTCGCCATGCTTTCAAGGCAGGCGTTGCCCTATGAAACCCACGCCCTGGAACTGGAAAACCGGTTTGCCCGCATAGGTAGTGAAAAGCTCGAGTTCAGCCGAAGCGAAACCTTTGAGTTTTTCCGGGATATTCTGGGTGATCAGCAGTTAACCAGTGTTGCGATTGATCATTTGTACGATCTTACTGAGGGCTGGCCCACGCCGCTGGCGCTCTACCGCCGGGATATTCTGCAAAGTTCGGAAAGACACGCAGTTTCAGAAACGCCCGGTGTTGAACGATTTTTGAAGGAATCCGTATTAGGCAGCTTGACGCCAGGCCAGGTGCGCGCGCTGAGAGCCATATCAGAACTCGGGCTCTGCTCTGACGAGTTGGTTCTGGCATTCGAATCCTTGATTCCAGACGGCGCACTGTTGCCATCCGAGGCCTTTGAGCGTGGGCTGCCCGTCAAGATTATGCCGGGTTGGGGGCGCTGGTATCGGCTCAACCCGCTGTTGATGGAGTGGCTGAAAGCACCCGTAATGGCGGGCTATTCCGACAGGATGCTTGCGGCGAGCCGGTGGTTTGGCAGTCGCAATCAATTCCCTGAAGCTTTGAAGTACTCACTGCTGGCAGGTGATTCGGAAGAAGTGATCCGTATCGCCTCTGAGGGTTCCGAAGCACTATTGCTTGGGCAGGATACGGCCTCGTTGCTGCGCTTGCGCAAAAGCCTGCCGGCACTGCTGCTTGAGCGCAGCCCCAGGCTGAGAATTGTCTATAGCTGGGTGCACGCTATTGGGGGGCAGTTCCGGCAGGCGCGTGCCCTGATTGACGGCATGAATGATGAGAGCCAGCAGGAACACGAAACACGAATCTGTGCGCTCAGGGCGTTTATCCTGCGTGGGGAAGGGCAGGTCGCACCGGCTCTGGAAATGGCAGAGCGTGCGCTTTCCGGGCGTGAGCTTTCAACTCAGGGCCAGCTGGTCACTCAGATGGTTCGTGCCAGTGCTTTGTGCGCATCCGGGCACTTTTCAGAAGCCCGGGAGGCCAATCGCGCGGCATCCCGCTTGGCCAGGGAGGCGGGTGACTCAGGTTCAGAAGCGCTGGCTGTATATGCCCACGCACGAATTGAACTGGGTAAAGGCGCTCTCAGGCATGCAGAACAGTTGCTGCGAACCGGTCTGGATACCGTTGTGCAGGAGCTCGCCCGGCCTGCGCGCATCGGGGAAACACGGCTTCAGTTGAACCTGGTGCTCGTGCTCTGGCATCAAGGGCGCGACGCAGAGGCGGATCGGTTGCTGGTGACCTGTGGTCGCCATGCGGAGCAGACCCGGGATCTCGGGCTATTGCTGGCAATGGCTATTCGGGTATTGATGTGCCGCTCTCAGGGCCGTCTGGAAGACGCATTTGTCTGGATTGGAAGAGCGGAGCGCACCATGCACACCTGGCAGGTAGATGAGTCTCTCTATGTTCCGGTGCTGGAAGCACTTAAAGCCAGTTGCTGGCTGGCTCAGAATCAGCTTGAAAGTGTCGCCCAGGCGCTTGCGAGACTGCGGCCCTACCGGGAGGCCGGCTGCGTGCCGGAGCTCTTCCCGATGATGCCCGGGTTGCTGGACTGCCTTCAGGTGCGGCTGGATCTTGCCCGGGGCGAAACCGTAAAAGCCCGTGAGACCCTTGCTAGCACGCGTAAACGCTACAGTCAGGCCATTCCATGGGGCGTAGACATACACATGCGGCTATTGGAAGCCATACTTGTCAGCGAAGACAAAGGCCTGGCAGCCGCGCAGAAGATTGTTATAGCCGTGATATCCGAAGCGGAAAAAGAACACTTCATAAGCCCATTCGCAGAACTGAAGCTTGAGTTGCGAGAGCTGATGGAAAAGGTTTACAGCCAGCTACCTGAAACCCCTTTCCGGAGTGCCCTGGGCCATCTGTTTGGCAAAGCGGGAGGAGCCGTGCCGGCGTTGTTGGCCGAGCCAATCAGCGACCGCGAACAGGGTGTGCTTGAGCTGATTGCCAAAGGTTTGTCGAACCAGGAGATCGCCGATAAACTGCACATCTCGCTGCATACGGTCAAAACCCACGCCCGGCGTATAAACGCCAAGCTGGAAGTGCGCTCCCGAACCCAGGCGACTGTTCGTGCCCGGGAGCTGGGGTTGCTCTAA
- a CDS encoding acyltransferase: MLDFLPAPLKGTLAALFMLLNTLVLFPFLMLFALLKLVLPVIAIRKGCTVLLNNIARVWIGVNNLVMDSLHKLDWDVRGAANLSREHWYFVTCNHQSWADIPAIQYVLNSRAPLLKFFLKKQLIWVPLLGVAWWALDFPFMHRHTKEQIARNPELKSKDVSATHAACEKFRYTPVTIFNFMEGTRFTPAKHKRQNSPYKHLLKPRAGGTAFVLGAMGEMLHTMLDVTIVYPGERVGIWDYLCGRIRTIVIDIRVREIPSQFLGMNYEDSREIRVEFQRWVGELWAEKDARIEVLKNERQSQA, from the coding sequence ATGCTTGATTTTCTACCTGCGCCGCTAAAGGGGACTCTGGCGGCGCTGTTTATGTTACTCAACACCCTCGTACTCTTCCCGTTTCTGATGCTGTTTGCGCTACTCAAGCTAGTGCTTCCGGTGATTGCTATCCGCAAGGGCTGTACGGTCCTGCTGAATAACATTGCCCGGGTGTGGATCGGGGTCAACAACCTGGTAATGGATAGCCTGCACAAGCTCGACTGGGATGTGCGGGGCGCAGCGAATCTCAGCCGCGAGCACTGGTATTTTGTTACCTGTAACCATCAGAGCTGGGCTGATATTCCCGCCATACAGTATGTACTCAACAGCCGTGCTCCCCTGCTCAAGTTTTTTCTGAAAAAGCAGCTTATCTGGGTTCCTTTGCTAGGCGTTGCCTGGTGGGCTCTCGACTTTCCATTTATGCACCGCCACACCAAAGAGCAGATTGCCCGGAATCCGGAACTGAAAAGCAAAGATGTTTCCGCCACCCACGCTGCGTGTGAAAAATTCCGCTACACACCAGTGACCATCTTCAACTTCATGGAGGGAACCCGCTTCACCCCCGCCAAACATAAACGCCAGAACTCCCCATACAAGCACCTGCTAAAGCCACGCGCGGGAGGCACGGCGTTTGTTCTGGGCGCCATGGGCGAAATGCTGCATACCATGCTGGATGTGACGATTGTTTACCCGGGGGAGCGCGTAGGTATTTGGGATTATCTGTGCGGGCGTATCCGTACAATTGTGATCGATATCCGGGTACGGGAGATTCCGTCGCAGTTTCTTGGAATGAACTATGAAGACAGCCGTGAAATCCGGGTGGAATTCCAGCGCTGGGTAGGTGAACTCTGGGCCGAGAAAGACGCCCGCATCGAAGTACTCAAAAATGAGCGCCAGAGCCAGGCCTGA
- a CDS encoding glucosaminidase domain-containing protein has translation MSATMRSLMLVVPLVAFAIGGGFYVPSERLDSYNNTGSEPALSSLPPLPSWAREDLPDFSGYQDTTEKKVAFFSFMYPRIVLANSRILIERDYLDSLATKDTLSKKERAWLAAQSKRLRVKEDPGSPEQFALLRKRLDVIPPSLILAQAANESAWGTSRFALRGNNLFGQWCFSKGCGLVPLSRVEGASHEVAAFPSPYHSVRGYIQNLNRHASYQELRDTRLDDREAGDPLSGLALAHGLIGYSERGEDYINEIRSMIRYNNLEFYDTEFRKILSDRSPSHLKDLASAKAGQTLLPGQIAGEKTAASAKG, from the coding sequence ATGTCGGCTACAATGCGCTCGCTAATGCTGGTAGTTCCGCTGGTTGCTTTTGCCATCGGGGGAGGCTTTTATGTGCCATCGGAACGCTTAGACAGTTACAACAATACCGGCTCAGAGCCCGCCCTGAGCTCACTGCCACCTCTGCCCTCCTGGGCTCGTGAGGATCTTCCGGATTTCTCTGGCTATCAGGACACCACTGAAAAGAAAGTGGCCTTTTTCTCGTTTATGTACCCTCGCATCGTACTTGCCAATTCCCGCATCCTCATTGAACGGGACTATCTGGATAGCCTTGCCACGAAAGACACACTATCGAAAAAAGAACGCGCCTGGCTAGCAGCCCAATCTAAGCGCTTACGTGTAAAGGAAGATCCCGGCAGCCCCGAGCAATTTGCCCTGCTGAGAAAGCGTCTGGATGTTATTCCGCCCTCCCTGATTCTGGCCCAGGCCGCCAATGAGTCGGCTTGGGGAACTTCACGCTTTGCTCTTCGCGGTAACAATCTTTTCGGCCAGTGGTGCTTCTCCAAAGGCTGCGGTCTGGTGCCCCTGAGCCGCGTTGAGGGTGCCAGCCATGAGGTGGCTGCCTTCCCATCGCCCTACCACTCTGTAAGGGGCTATATTCAGAACCTGAACCGACACGCGAGTTATCAGGAACTGCGCGACACTCGTCTTGATGACAGAGAAGCCGGCGATCCGCTTTCAGGGCTTGCCCTTGCCCACGGATTAATCGGCTATTCTGAGCGCGGCGAAGACTATATTAATGAAATTCGCTCGATGATCCGCTACAACAATCTGGAATTCTACGACACTGAATTCAGGAAAATTTTAAGCGACCGCAGCCCGTCGCACCTGAAGGATCTGGCATCGGCAAAGGCCGGGCAGACCCTTCTCCCAGGACAGATTGCCGGAGAGAAAACCGCTGCTTCGGCCAAGGGCTGA
- a CDS encoding YfaZ family outer membrane protein: MKVSRVSVLVLSLAAAPVFASDLDLSLTNESVKGQVNFFGNNNDLQLGAGYTYHEGSRHIGNVDFHAQGRTALGNLPTTAGIGLRAIGWDDDRLDGGAVGLGGFATVNIPTVPGLSFTGGLHYAPRILSFGDSEDMTSVEFRGSYRVIRNAELFAGYRYLNTGLDAPRRGDINLDEGVMAGMKIFF; encoded by the coding sequence ATGAAAGTATCCCGTGTTTCCGTGTTGGTTCTTTCTCTGGCTGCTGCGCCTGTGTTTGCCAGCGACCTGGATTTGAGCCTGACCAACGAGTCCGTGAAGGGCCAGGTAAACTTTTTTGGCAACAACAACGACCTTCAGCTGGGTGCCGGTTACACCTACCATGAAGGTAGCCGCCATATTGGTAACGTGGATTTTCATGCTCAGGGCCGTACCGCACTGGGTAACCTGCCCACAACCGCCGGCATCGGTTTGCGCGCCATAGGCTGGGACGACGACCGCCTGGATGGCGGCGCAGTGGGTCTGGGCGGCTTTGCTACTGTGAACATCCCCACGGTCCCGGGCCTCTCGTTCACTGGCGGCCTGCACTATGCACCACGAATCCTCTCGTTTGGTGACTCTGAAGATATGACCAGCGTTGAGTTCCGTGGCAGCTATCGCGTTATCCGCAACGCTGAACTGTTTGCCGGTTACCGCTACCTGAACACCGGGCTGGACGCGCCGCGCCGGGGTGACATCAACCTGGATGAAGGCGTTATGGCCGGCATGAAGATTTTCTTCTAA
- the yacG gene encoding DNA gyrase inhibitor YacG, with product MNVECPTCKKFVEWSETNPSRPFCSERCKLIDLGAWANEEYRVPAENASPDDLDQGGETTHH from the coding sequence ATGAACGTAGAATGCCCCACCTGCAAAAAATTCGTAGAATGGTCAGAAACCAACCCTTCGCGACCATTCTGTTCAGAACGCTGCAAACTGATTGATCTCGGGGCCTGGGCCAACGAGGAATATCGGGTTCCGGCGGAGAATGCGTCTCCGGACGATCTTGATCAGGGTGGTGAAACGACGCACCATTAA
- a CDS encoding hybrid sensor histidine kinase/response regulator — MPSNRFFTRMGIRPLAMRLLAYVLMFSLVISLVATGVQMIGEFERRKSDLQETQKRAAGLVSGGMSNNIWLMNFSEVANSLDDMRSVEAIDYARVVTSTGEEFSTGGYPEGRVISQTFPLVFNRSTFRGPENVGTLTITSSVEQVYSELRNGALINLLFQSIVVMLGTLGLLIIVRFTLSRHLESMADYAARLNLDALVDPLKLKRKPPGNPDELSELEQALNKMRLQILEDTRSLRQTTIQSQGERDEAIRANRAKSQFLANVSHELRTPLQSILGYANLLTDTPLDQEQSEYVHTLLSASEGLSAIINDLLDISSMEAEKLVLEDIPFDLRETLNDLVHMLGDRAREKRLALELRIDEELPWALRGDPARIRQVLLNLVSNAIKFTDSGHVLISIEVLGRRDEKVRLRLAVEDTGIGINPEDIPLVYEPYVQLGQRFQRQLPGAGLGLTICRQLVKLMHGSLDLESQPGEGSTFWVELTLPTAPDSASRMRPDTRMLKGKRVLVADSYELSRKITLEMLSRHDVHIEAVKSAGEALTSLRLAFDSEEPFDAIILDGFLPDMDSDLLCGQIRGNPLWADMRLLILSSNPQRGDAEHFRQSGADAFLSKSLRESCLTPILNQLFKDATKDERCFLTRFSLQTSDDTEKRHKLTSRRMKVLLVEDNPVNRTLTRRLLEKLGCDVMTANDGEAASSLWQWHPFDLIFMDCVMPRVDGFEATRRLREWEATRKRPRVPVVALTASAMEEDEERCRRAGMDSFVAKPVNIEMLRAVLEQYAHGAPAKAPV; from the coding sequence TTGCCTTCAAATCGGTTTTTCACGCGCATGGGTATCCGGCCGCTCGCTATGCGGCTGCTTGCGTATGTCCTGATGTTCAGCCTGGTGATTTCTCTGGTTGCCACCGGCGTGCAGATGATCGGTGAATTTGAGCGCCGCAAGTCAGATCTTCAGGAAACCCAGAAACGCGCCGCAGGGCTGGTTTCCGGTGGTATGAGCAACAACATCTGGCTGATGAATTTCAGCGAGGTGGCCAACAGCCTGGATGACATGCGTTCGGTAGAGGCGATTGACTACGCCAGAGTTGTAACCTCCACCGGCGAAGAATTCTCCACAGGTGGTTACCCCGAAGGCAGGGTTATTTCGCAAACGTTCCCGCTGGTGTTCAACCGCTCCACATTTCGTGGCCCGGAAAACGTGGGCACTCTTACCATCACCTCGTCGGTTGAACAGGTTTATTCCGAGCTGCGCAACGGCGCACTGATTAACCTGTTGTTTCAGTCAATTGTTGTAATGCTGGGCACGCTGGGGCTTTTGATCATTGTTCGCTTCACCCTCTCCCGCCATCTGGAATCCATGGCAGATTACGCCGCGCGGCTGAATCTGGATGCACTGGTGGACCCTCTCAAGCTAAAGCGCAAACCGCCCGGAAACCCCGATGAACTTTCGGAGCTTGAGCAGGCGCTTAACAAGATGCGGCTTCAGATTCTGGAAGACACCCGATCGCTCCGGCAAACCACCATCCAATCCCAGGGTGAGCGGGATGAAGCGATACGGGCCAACCGGGCAAAAAGCCAGTTTCTCGCCAATGTAAGCCATGAGCTGCGCACACCTCTACAATCTATTCTCGGCTACGCCAACCTGTTGACCGACACGCCTCTGGATCAAGAGCAAAGTGAGTACGTACACACCCTGCTCAGTGCATCAGAAGGCCTCTCTGCCATCATCAACGACCTGCTGGACATTTCCAGCATGGAAGCTGAGAAGCTTGTGCTTGAGGACATCCCTTTCGACCTGAGGGAAACCCTGAACGATCTGGTGCACATGCTGGGCGACCGGGCGCGGGAAAAACGACTGGCACTGGAGTTACGCATTGACGAAGAGTTGCCCTGGGCCCTGCGAGGTGACCCTGCACGGATTCGTCAGGTTTTGCTGAACCTGGTTTCTAACGCCATCAAGTTTACGGATTCCGGGCACGTGTTGATCAGTATTGAGGTGCTGGGGCGCCGGGATGAAAAGGTTCGCCTGCGCCTCGCCGTAGAAGATACGGGCATTGGCATCAACCCGGAAGATATTCCACTGGTGTATGAGCCTTATGTGCAGTTAGGCCAGAGGTTCCAGCGCCAGCTACCCGGTGCCGGGCTGGGGCTGACCATCTGCCGCCAGCTCGTCAAGCTGATGCATGGCTCTCTGGATCTCGAGAGTCAACCCGGTGAGGGCTCTACATTCTGGGTTGAGCTGACACTGCCCACAGCGCCTGACAGCGCATCGCGCATGCGCCCGGATACCCGCATGCTGAAGGGCAAGCGCGTGCTGGTAGCCGATTCCTACGAGCTTTCCCGCAAGATTACGTTGGAAATGCTGTCGCGCCATGATGTCCACATCGAGGCCGTTAAATCCGCCGGAGAAGCACTCACGTCATTGCGCCTGGCATTTGACAGTGAGGAACCGTTTGATGCCATTATCCTCGATGGCTTTTTGCCGGATATGGACAGCGATCTATTATGCGGCCAGATTCGCGGCAACCCTTTATGGGCGGATATGCGCCTCTTGATCCTCTCATCCAATCCGCAGCGCGGCGATGCCGAACATTTCCGCCAGTCCGGAGCAGATGCCTTTCTCAGTAAGTCCCTGCGGGAATCCTGCCTGACGCCGATTCTTAACCAGCTCTTCAAGGACGCAACAAAGGATGAGCGGTGTTTTCTGACCCGATTTTCCCTGCAGACCAGCGACGATACTGAAAAACGCCACAAGCTTACCTCCCGCCGCATGAAGGTGCTGCTGGTAGAAGACAACCCGGTAAACCGCACGCTTACCCGCAGACTGCTGGAAAAACTGGGATGCGATGTAATGACGGCGAATGATGGCGAGGCTGCATCCAGCTTGTGGCAATGGCATCCTTTCGACCTTATATTTATGGACTGCGTGATGCCCAGAGTGGACGGTTTTGAGGCCACCCGGCGCCTGCGGGAATGGGAAGCAACCCGAAAACGACCACGGGTTCCGGTCGTCGCCCTAACCGCCAGCGCGATGGAAGAAGATGAAGAGCGTTGCCGCCGCGCCGGCATGGATTCATTTGTTGCCAAGCCTGTCAATATTGAAATGCTACGGGCAGTACTGGAACAATACGCCCATGGCGCTCCCGCAAAAGCCCCTGTTTAA